The following coding sequences are from one Papilio machaon chromosome 8, ilPapMach1.1, whole genome shotgun sequence window:
- the LOC106720701 gene encoding ELMO domain-containing protein 2 — translation MIFLNLWSILEWYLRPFIKWFFRKTTRLCELQRICYGDTSGAARTCNIEKSLMLSRTQNVKEVVSYLDSTVLEKTFVPANFRDILDPSISIILRVKKINPKLHTTFVSSFRRCLEQIWSYRSLLNDVEDLRTLQFDSNNELHEEKLLKLWSLLVPDTPLESRITKQWQHIGFQGDDPKTDFRGMGMLGLDNLLFFASEYPEISSHVLSHSLHPTYGYTFAIVGINITSMAYYLLKDGSAKTYMFNAKRCLPNIDLFHRFYCYLFYEFDKMWIESKPENIMEFSMIFRKFENAVRSELADPASVFRIKVEVDTI, via the exons atgatatttttaaatctgtgGTCGATATTAGAATGGTATCTGAGACCTTTCATCAAATGGTTTTTTCGCAAAACAACGCGATTGTGTGAATTACAAAGAATTTGTTATGGAGATACATCAGGAGCTGCAAGAACGTGCAATATTGAAAAGTCTTTAATGCTATCACGAACACAAAATGTAAAGGAAGTAGTTTCCTATTTGGATTCCACAGTTTTAGAGAAAACGTTCGTTCCAGCCAACTTTCGAGATATTTTAGACCCCTCTATATCGATTATATTGagggttaaaaaaataaacccgAAGCTTCATACAACCTTTGTCTCCTCCTTTAGACGATGTTTAGAACAAATTTGGAGTTACAGAAGTCTACTTAATGATGTGGAGGATCTTCGAACACTTCAGTTTGATAGTAACAATGAATTGCATGAAGAAAAGCTGTTGAAGTTATGGTCTCTTTTGGTGCCTGATACACCACTAGAAAGTAGAATAACTAAACAATGGCAGCATATAGGATTTCAG GGTGATGATCCCAAGACTGATTTTCGTGGTATGGGAATGTTAGGACTTGACAATCTTCTATTTTTTGCTTCTGAGTATCCAGAAATATCAAGTCATGTTCTGAGTCATTCACTCCATCCTACTTATGGCTATACTTTTGCAATTGTCGGtattaatataacatcaaTGGCTTACTATCTTTTAAAAGATGGGTCTGCTAAGACTTACATGTTTAATGCTAAGCGATGTTTACCTAACATAGACTTATTTCACAGGTtttattgctatttattttatgagttTGATAAGATGTGGATTGAATCTAAACCAGAAAATATTATGGAgttttcaatgatttttagaaaatttgaaaatgcAGTTCGCAGTGAACTAGCTGACCCTGCCTCAgtttttagaataaaagtTGAAGTTGACACTATATAA
- the LOC106720681 gene encoding thioredoxin domain-containing protein, with the protein MGLKILFVLFLCTWFVHADLQNVSDEELLSLIKEKEKLIVLFSKANCPLCDKFDQQLESLNVDFKKHLDALTVKTENSHLVRLYSPSKEPAVVFFRHGVPLLYSGEPDENEIYGFFEKNQSPAVKELTDKIFEHMTQAATGATTGDWFVMFYGASCVECQRLHAVWESVGATLRNRINVARIDANLPGVNTAKRFKISKLPSFLLFRLGKVYRYDLPKNDVKSFVSFAQDWYKNSKAEIVPLLASPFDEVVDWSVDMLKFSIAYGLDILIKYPWIWQIGLAGFGLVAITALIALVKARKPKPMGVKKDKKSK; encoded by the exons ATgggattaaaaattttattcgttCTATTTTTGTGTACTTGGTTTGTTCACGCCGATTTACAGAATGTAAGCGACGAAGAGTtactttcattaattaaagaaaaagagaagcttattgtgttatttt CAAAAGCAAATTGTCCTTTGTGTGATAAATTTGATCAACAGTTAGAGAGTTTAAATGTAGACTTTAAAAAGCACCTTGATGCTTTGACAGTGAAAACAGAAAATAGTCACTTGGTACGTTTGTACAGTCCTAGTAAAGAACCCGCTGTGGTATTCTTTAGACATGGTGTTCCTTTGTTATACAGCG GAGAACcagatgaaaatgaaatatatggGTTCTTTGAAAAGAATCAGTCTCCTGCTGTCAAAGAGCTTactgataaaatatttgagcATATGACTCAAGCAGCTACCGGAGCAACTACTGGTGATTGGTTTGTCATGTT TTATGGTGCTTCATGTGTGGAGTGTCAAAGGTTGCATGCAGTATGGGAGAGTGTGGGTGCTACTTTACGCAACCGCATAAATGTAGCCCGCATAGATGCTAACTTGCCCGGTGTGAATACTGCAAAACGGTTCAAAATCTCCAAGTTGCCATCATTCTTATT ATTCCGATTAGGAAAAGTCTACAGATATGATTTACCAAAGAATGATGTTAAATCATTTGTATCATTTGCACAAGATTGGTACAAAAACTCTAAAGCTGAAATTGTGCCTCTTCTAGCATCACCTTT TGATGAAGTTGTGGATTGGTCAGTTGATATGTTGAAATTCAGCATTGCTTATGGATtggatatattaataaaatacccATGGATTTGGCAAATTGGATTAGCTGGATTTGGTTTGGTTGCTATTACAGCGTTAATAGCTCTTGTAAAGGCCAGAAAACCAAAGCCAATGGGtgttaaaaaagacaaaaagagtaaataa